Part of the Paracoccus sp. MC1862 genome, CCGATCTGCTCGATCCGGCCCATCGACATCACCACCACCAGGTCGGCCAGTTCCATCGCCTCGTCCTGGTCATGGGTGACGAATACGGTCGTCAGCCCCGTCTCGTCATGGATTTCGCGCAGCCCCTGCCGCAGTTCCTTGCGCACCTTGGCGTCCAAGGCCCCAAAAGGCTCGTCCAGCAGCAGCATCCGCGGCTCGATAGCCAGCGCACGGGCCAGCGCCACCCGCTGGCGCTGGCCGCCGGACAACTGGCTGGGATAGCGGTCGGCGATCTGGGGAAGCTGGATCAGGTCCAGAAGCTTCGTCACCCGCCGGGCGATTTCCGCCTTTGGCGGGCGGCTCGCGCGGGGCCGGGCGTTCAGGCCATAGGCGATGTTGTCAAAGACCGTCATGTGCCGAAACAGCGCGTAGGACTGGAAGACAAAGCCCGCGCGGCGTTCCTGCACAGTCATGCCGGTCGCGTCCTGCCCGTCGAACAGCACCCGCCCCGAGGTCGGGTATTCCAGCCCCCCGAGAATGCGCAAGAGCGTCGTCTTGCCCGACCCCGAGGGTCCCAGCAGCGCGACCAGCGCGCCGCCAGGAATGGACAGCGACACCGGATGCAGCGCCGCGGTCGTGCCGAACAGCTTCGAGATTTCGTCGATCTGGATCACCATGACCATGTCCTTTCAGTGCCGCCTCTGGGCTGCCAACGCATCGGCATGGCGGATTTCCAGCGAGGTCTTGACCAGCAGCGTGACCAGCCCCAGCAGCGCCAGCAGCGCCGCCATCGTAAAGGCCGCCACGGAAAGATATTCGTTGTAAAGCATCTCGATGGTGATCGGCATGGTCGCCGTCTGCCCGCGGATCTTGCCCGAGACGACCGCGACTGCCCCGAACTCGCCCATCGCCCGGGCGTTGCACAGCAGCACGCCATACAGCAGCGCCCAGCGGATGTTGGGCAGGGTCACGGTCCAGAAGACACGCCAGCCGGAGGCGCCGAGGGTCAGGGCGGCTTCCTCCTCGGCGCGGCCCTGCTCGATCATCACCGGGATCAGCTCGCGGGCGACGAAGGGGAAGGTCACGAACATGGTGGCGATCACGATGCCCGGCAGGGCGAAGACGATGGGAAAGCCATGCGCCACCAGCCATCCCCCGATCATCGAGTTCGCTCCGAAGGTCAGCACGATGCAAAGCCCCGCCACCACCGGGCTGATGGAAAACGGCAGGTCGATCAGCGTGATGAGAAAGGCCTTGCCGCGAAAGTCGAACTTGGTGATCGCCCAGGCGGCGGCCAGCCCGAAGACCGCGTTCAGCGGCACGGCGATGGCGGCGACCAGCAGCGTCAGCCGGATCGCCGACCAGGCCTGCGGGTCGGACAGGCTGGCCACCGCCGCGCCGACCCCGCGCAACAGCGCCTCGGCAAAGACGGTGGCCAGCGGGGCCAGCACCAGCAGGCCGATGCCGGTGACGGCCAGCAGGATCAGCGCGATCCGCAGGGCCGGGGCTTCAGCCGTAGGCGCGCGGAAGCGGCGGGCGGGGCCAAGGGAGATGTCAGACATATCCGATCCTCCGACGGCTCCAGATCTGGATGAGGTTGATCGCCAGCAGCATCGCGAAGGAGATCAGCAGCATGGCGATGCCGATGGCGGCGGCGGCGTCGTAGTTGAATTCCTCAAGCTGGATCACGATCAGCAGGGGCGCGATCTCGGTCAGCAGCGGGATGTTCCCGGCGATGAAGATGACCGAGCCGTATTCCCCCACGGCGCGGGCCAGCGCCAGCGCGAAGCCCGTCAGTGCGGCGGGCGCCAGCATCGGCAGGATCACATGGTGCAACGTGTAAAGCCGTGACGCCCCCAGCGTGGCCGAGGCCTCCTCGACCTCGCGCTCGATCTCCTCGATGACCGGCTG contains:
- a CDS encoding sulfate/molybdate ABC transporter ATP-binding protein, with amino-acid sequence MVIQIDEISKLFGTTAALHPVSLSIPGGALVALLGPSGSGKTTLLRILGGLEYPTSGRVLFDGQDATGMTVQERRAGFVFQSYALFRHMTVFDNIAYGLNARPRASRPPKAEIARRVTKLLDLIQLPQIADRYPSQLSGGQRQRVALARALAIEPRMLLLDEPFGALDAKVRKELRQGLREIHDETGLTTVFVTHDQDEAMELADLVVVMSMGRIEQIGKPQDIRDRPATAFVRDFIGA
- the cysW gene encoding sulfate ABC transporter permease subunit CysW — encoded protein: MSDISLGPARRFRAPTAEAPALRIALILLAVTGIGLLVLAPLATVFAEALLRGVGAAVASLSDPQAWSAIRLTLLVAAIAVPLNAVFGLAAAWAITKFDFRGKAFLITLIDLPFSISPVVAGLCIVLTFGANSMIGGWLVAHGFPIVFALPGIVIATMFVTFPFVARELIPVMIEQGRAEEEAALTLGASGWRVFWTVTLPNIRWALLYGVLLCNARAMGEFGAVAVVSGKIRGQTATMPITIEMLYNEYLSVAAFTMAALLALLGLVTLLVKTSLEIRHADALAAQRRH